One genomic window of Punica granatum isolate Tunisia-2019 chromosome 1, ASM765513v2, whole genome shotgun sequence includes the following:
- the LOC116205113 gene encoding secreted RxLR effector protein 161-like: protein MAQVPYASAIGSLMYAMLCTRPDIAYAVSMTSRYQSNPGLDHWTAVKNILKYLRRTKDMVLVYGGGELRLDGFTDSDFQSDVDDRKSISGYIFICNGGAVSWKSSKQETTADSTTEAEYIAASDAAKEAVWIRKFVTELGIVHSISSPVELYCDNIGAIAQAKEPRSHQKSKHIERRYHIIREIIGRGDVAVQKVASADNVADPLTKAMTQLQLDKHLEKMGLRYCTE from the coding sequence atggcACAGGTGCCTTATGCTTCGGCTATAGGTAGCCTGATGTATGCTATGCTGTGTACAAGGCCGGATATTGCGTATGCTGTTAGTATGACTAGCAGGTATCAATCCAACCCAGGACTTGATCATTGGACTGCTGtcaagaacatccttaagtacttgagAAGAACTAAGGATATGGTTCTGGTATATGGAGGAGGTGAGTTGAGACTAGACGGGTTTACAGATTCTGATTTTCAATCAGATGTGGATGATAGAAAGTCTATCTCCGgttatatattcatatgtaATGGAGGTGCAGTTAGCTGGAAGAGTTCTAAGCAAGAGACGACTGCAGATTCCACTACAGAGGCTGAGTATATTGCCGCATCTGATGCAGCGAAGGAGGCAGTTTGGATTCGGAAGTTTGTGACTGAATTGGGTATTGTTCACTCCATATCGTCACCAGTAGAGCTGTACTGTGATAATATTGGAGCGATTGCTCAAGCAAAGGAACCGAGGTCACATCAGAAGTCCAAACACATTGAGAGGAGATATCATATTATTAGGGAGATTATCGGGAGAGGCGATGTAGCTGTGCAGAAAGTAGCTTCAGCAGATAATGTTGCTGATCCACTCACGAAGGCCATGACGCAGCTGCAGCTAGACAAACATCTTGAGAAGATGGGTCTTAGATACTGTACTGAGTga